agatcgaaagtatacaaaatttccATTGGCACCCGATAGAAGAGACTTTAGGAACATAATGGGAATATTTACTGGTCATCGTCCAGTGGTGACATACGCCCGCaagatggggctgacagatcgagaagactgctgGAAATATCTaaagcaaggcaccagggaaacagtGCATTAGAAAACTACGCTCTAAGCATGTGCGTCCCCATGGTacgatacactggaggaggtatcgaaaATGAGACTACAGAGTCCGTTAAAATGGGGGTCAAGCTCAGGCATCTTAAAGGATGATCCTCACGgatctagtaactgaactccatcgcAATAGTATCACAAAAAGCCAAGActggtatatatatgtacgtagctcattggcctaccagattaacttaaataatcTTCTTTCAAAGTATATCATCAATAGTATTGGAGagtggtgaatcgaacaaaTGATGGAATCGTTTCTGAGAGTAATTTTTGGTCTAAAacgtataaaacaaaatttagaaacaTTGCGGATGtcgattatatttttttaaagaggtATTAATATACTCTCTTGTATCAATTAAACTTTCTTTTACCTGGCTTTTAGCTTGAAAAAATAGCGAGCAAAGAATCGAAAACGGCTGttaaatacgagtatattaaatactatttaatttaaaataggtatgagatttaaaatttgttttgtattccGTCAGAAAATATTCTAAAGTGCACTTTACAAATCGGACACATCACATTTGATATGAAGAACAAGATATGATTAGtcaaaaaatcaagaaaaaacttattttaaatatttcaaaaaataataagaattagttaaaagaaaacaacacaTAAAACATTCTTACTAATACAAATCGATAATTTTATTGCCTAAAAGTACCCTTGTTTTTACAATTACAATCAAATTTAGAATAATTACAGGGAATGTAAAGTGCCATCACTCAGCGTTAACGCCTTAAATTGATAATAAGTCAAGTGTGAAAGCAAGTAAATTATCCGCTTTAATGTCACCACAACTTCCGGTCGCCTGCTGCGCGCcactttattaaaaatcaataaaactcgAAAAGACATGcaaacacaacagcaacaactacggAGCAAAGCGCCAAGCCAAAGAGGAATCGAAAAATAATGAAGGCACTGTTGGCAGCAGAAAAAAAGTTGATAATAGAAAGCATTGCACCACAAGAACCGTTATAGGACGAGAGAGGCTGCAGCAGCAATTCCTGTTTCTGGTGCTGCTGCGCCGGTTGTTGCCCGCTCCTTGACAGTTGCGCGCTGAAGGAGTTAGTGTGCCAATTGTCGCCTTCGTCGTACACGTCAACGTTGTGGTTTTGCCAACAGCAGTTAGGCCGCCAGCTGCCatgactttttatatataaaaatatgtaatgcattttgttgttgttggtggtgctaCTGCTGCAGCGCGCTGCCAACATTGAGGCTTTCCGCCTGTGCGCTCTTCAATACGCGCAGCTTCGAATAGATGATGTCCCAGTCGAGGTAGGCGCCCACAATGTACCGTACATTCTGCTCGGAGTCATCGTACCCGGTGCGACCGTGCAGCAGACGAATATTATTGAAAGTCAAAACGTCGCCGGGTTTCGTTTTAAATGCAAAAGCGTCGCGGCGCGCCAAACGCACAAACTTGGCGTAGGCCTGGTACCAGGGTATGACGGCGCGCAGCGGCACGGAGAAATGACTGTCGCGCTGCGGAATGCTGTGATTTATACGCGTGTAATTTCCGTCACTGTCTAAACTGTAAAAAGAAGCAGAGGAAAGTTGAATAAAACGAGGAAAAAAGAGTAGATAGCGGATGCTGCGAGAGCGGCTGCGGTGCGCGGTGGCAAGTGTCAACGGCGCGTTAGGAAGGcgcaaaaagacaaaaaaaaacaacacgaaaaaaaaaattaatagaaaatgaGTTGTAAATGAAGCGACAACGCCGGCGACAGGCAAAACGTACAAAACAAGTTGCTGCGCCTCGAAACTGAGGCTATAAATAAGAttgaaaatcgattttcatTGCATACACCCAGGCGGCACACAACGCGCTGcaatattacatataaaatatgtatgtgcgcgcaatgcaaatgcaactgcaaaACCCCACAGCGACAGGCAAGTGCGCGTAAGTGGCAGCGACACTCAATTTTCTTCGTCCGCTTAAGAGTTGCCCTGGGAATTGACGCCTTGCCTGCTagacaaataaattaaatgccaCCACTGTGGCCGCATTGATTTCGTAGAAGCAACCGTGCGGCTCCTTGCACCGCATCTTACCGCCGACATAACTCTTTTCGAGAATTCATTTTAAATGCAGCAACTAGAGAACAACACTCCTCCCCACTCACCATATCACCGGCGCGCGCCAGATATTGTGAAAACTCCGCCCATCCTCACTGCCGATATCATTCCAATCGACCTGCGTCTCCGTTAGTATACGGTAATCCGCTGGGTGTTCGTCGCGCAAGCGATCGGCTATGTGAAATCCGTCGACTAACAGATTACTGCCGCCAACTGACTGCGACTGCACCACGCAGTGCAATATATTCACGCTCGGCTTGTATTCATAGTAGGGTAGGTCCGTGTGCAGCGGCAGCGGATCGGAGAGGTAGGCGTAGTTCTTAGCGCCTGGTTTCGCCTGCACAATGAACTCTTCGCTGTTGTggcagaaattttaaaatattttatttaaaatttattaaagtgtACCGCTTACCCGTAGGTGGTGCGTCGTATAAAACCCACACGGTCGGCTAATTGACGTACAACCGTGTTTTCCAGTGGCGCGTCTTCGATGATGACCACACCGCGTACTGCTAGTGCCTCAAGCCATTGTTGTAGAGCTGTAAAGGAAAGCTTTTTCGTATGAGAAATTGTAATGATGTCTGATGATAACAATATTCCCACGATATAACCGAAATATGACAGATTTATAACCGAAACAtcgtttcattaattttttttttaatctgctTTTCTAAGACGCATCACTCCAAGTTCTCTTACCCCTTAGATACTCAAAGCTTTCATACAATTAtcattaacaaaattatccCTGAAAACAATCATAGGACTACAAAAATGAGACAGACAGATTCGAagagaaaataatgaaagctaTGGAACTGGAATCCTGTGCTCAACAAGTGGATCAGGTTACAACTTTTTTATCCTTGATACTCAAAAGAATTCATcgtttttggaaatattgaatatattggttatatttatGGATGAAGAGATAAGTTTCGTTATAGTCGAAGGAGTGTAGACTCTCATCCTCTTACAtctaaatttaaacttattttttttttattcgactCTGGATCAGATGTCACATAGCTTTGGAGATAAACTCCATTATCCGTTTCGAATTATAGaagttttcaaataatattaaaatgtggGCTTGACTACGATGTTAGCCGAGCTCAGCAAGCACTGGTCAGCAAACAGCACATGTGTGGTTCTGAAAGCTTTCTGACCCCGAGTGCAAGCTGAAAGGTCCATTAAACTTCTAGCTCTCAGTAAGACTCATGTCGCTGCAAAGATTTTGGCGGGTGCAACTTATAAAAGTTGCATGGTGAAAGATGAGGTTTCCACCTCCAGAAACTTTTTCAGTAAAAACTAAGGCTGAAGCACCTCAGTTGTCATACTTTTTATGAGCTCGGAGAATTAGCTGCAATTTATGACAGGCTCTAAGCCTTTTGTAGATATGGATCGTTTTGATCCATATCTGGGAGTTCTGCGCAATTGGGTTTTTTCGTGACCTCAACAGTTATTAGCCTATTTAACCTACCTAATCCAACCTGACACTACTACTTCGAACATAATTAAGCCTGATATCAACGTCTTCATCTAtaagttgaaaaaattcaatcttaaatcttaatttGAAGCACTTTCCAAATGTCAGTTGTCAAATAATGATTTCTATCTAATGATACTAATCATATTAGACTTTAAGCTTCGTGTCTGATTTGTGCAGGATGAGATCCAACGAACGAAACTTAGTTTTCTTCTCTTCTTTGGTAAGCCTGATGGAGTTCTATAAGAacttttatcaaaaatgcaCTCGATAGTCGACTTATTTCATCATCGTTTTGAAGTCGCTTAAGAAAGATCACGATCGACGCAGCTTTATGAGAcgctttttatttcagaaattaaCGCAGTTTGCGGTTTTGTAGTCTCTTTCAAATTAATGACCTATAAGACTATCATTTCAACCATTCTATGTAAGTTATATCTGTATAACTATTATTTTGTGACATATTTCAGCAATTTCTGCATTCCCGGCTAGAAAAATTTGGCAACCCAACCACTCCAACTTCCCCCACTTACCCTCATCTGTTTGCATCACATCTTGAAATTTGAAAGTTTCCGTGATTTCTTTGAACTGCTGACCGGCCCAATGTTTTGGTTTTGGCCGATAAAATCCATTCAAATACCGTTGTCTGCGCTCATCACTGAATTCACGCTCGCGCAGCCACTTCAGATCATAAGTGGAAGTATGCTGATCACTCCACTTAATCACAACTTGCTCAGCAACCGAATCAACCTaattaaataaagagaaatCTATGCCATTCAACAGTATAAATTAGCATACTAATTAAACTTACCTGAACATCGAGAGCCACCACTTCAGTACCGAAGCGATCCCAATCGATGCGACGCGACTTTGAGCTGTGATGGTAGCACTGCTCACAGTAGCAGTTGTCACGTAGCCACACACTCGGAAATTTCATAATTGCATTATCACACGATTTATGCCGTTGCACTAAAACATATTTACCCTCCTCCACGGAGGCGCTCAAATAACGACGCACTACTTTTTGTAAATGCGAAACGGAACTGCGCGCGACACGCGTCAACGCACAGAAAGCGGGTGCGATCATTTTCTAGTAAAACGAAGCGCACCGTTTGACGATCACAACGAGACTAAAATAGAAGCGGAGAGAGCACAATAGTGTGCCTCCAGCTGCCGGGCGACAAGTGATAATGTGGAGCGCAAGCGATTGGACTTTGTTAGTTGA
The DNA window shown above is from Bactrocera tryoni isolate S06 chromosome 4, CSIRO_BtryS06_freeze2, whole genome shotgun sequence and carries:
- the LOC120776077 gene encoding gamma-butyrobetaine dioxygenase — its product is MIAPAFCALTRVARSSVSHLQKVVRRYLSASVEEGKYVLVQRHKSCDNAIMKFPSVWLRDNCYCEQCYHHSSKSRRIDWDRFGTEVVALDVQVDSVAEQVVIKWSDQHTSTYDLKWLREREFSDERRQRYLNGFYRPKPKHWAGQQFKEITETFKFQDVMQTDEALQQWLEALAVRGVVIIEDAPLENTVVRQLADRVGFIRRTTYGEEFIVQAKPGAKNYAYLSDPLPLHTDLPYYEYKPSVNILHCVVQSQSVGGSNLLVDGFHIADRLRDEHPADYRILTETQVDWNDIGSEDGRSFHNIWRAPVICLDSDGNYTRINHSIPQRDSHFSVPLRAVIPWYQAYAKFVRLARRDAFAFKTKPGDVLTFNNIRLLHGRTGYDDSEQNVRYIVGAYLDWDIIYSKLRVLKSAQAESLNVGSALQQ